One region of Oreochromis aureus strain Israel breed Guangdong linkage group 19, ZZ_aureus, whole genome shotgun sequence genomic DNA includes:
- the fam161b gene encoding protein FAM161B: MNDKLKLDTLLEDGLQSELRLQLHLKALRETLKQQLQETERIQTEELEKRIQQNAHLSADSSKNTSGNKKNPTEMTRSSSEILNTSHKPLQSERPDTSSSPAWLSLTDGKRCSVRTQACERFPLAKTSQLIKEEEAEAECQKKFSALPAPSHIIQPIYQDMMEHREKERKEAHEQRKQFLLSIQKPFNFLQREKEKREKLIARLNQVEQDMKNSVRVRKPSQKEIKDSPDSETKDQEEACRKVHSQATAREENPTRNGPKLRTAERTRKEKLRFLDEKPSFRPKIIHEVPDFSMLHKALQTETLKKMQVKDVTKCQPFVLRTSSRPPRQSRTSPVHSQAPKMSNLNRSKSLGALTLISTDTLPTYITDAVRKRSMAIRTSMEMRDSKNQESVDWLRNYQMRCQAMKKTVTLHAKLLDPRSSLKDVYDEKLQNHREADQQRMRDYMRELREMKARVSERPYLFEQVKQRNAKAHAEQTYRSKLKKAGLKEQFVEENGEALISEDDRSAEDDIRSREENGGDGEKIEDVGEKSVKSKGEEMP, encoded by the exons ATGAACGATAAGTTAAAGCTGGATACTTTGCTGGAGGATGGACTGCAATCAGAGTTAAGGCTCCAGCTGCATCTTAAGGCTCTTAGAGAGACCCTGaaacagcagctgcaggagaCAGAAAGGATACAGACGGAGGAGCTGGAAAAGAGGATTCAGCAGAACGCTCACCTGTCAGCTGATTCAAGTAAAAATACttctggaaataaaaaaaacccgaCAGA GATGACAAGATCTTCTTCAGAAATCCTAAACACTTCCCACAAACCCCTACAATCAGAGAGGCCCGACACCTCATCCTCTCCAGCCTGGTTATCTTTAACAGATGGGAAGCGTTGTTCTGTCAGGACTCAAGCGTGTGAGCGGTTTCCTTTAGCTAAAACTTCACAGCTGATCAAAGAGGAGGAAGCTGAGGCTGAGTGTCAGAAGAAGTTCTCTGCTCTTCCTGCCCCCAGCCACATCATTCAGCCCATCTACCAGGACATGATGGAGCACAGAGAAAAGGAGAGGAAGGAGGCCCACGAACAGAGGAAGCAGTTCTTGCTTTCCATTCAGAAGCCTTTCAACttcctgcagagagaaaaggagaaaagggaGAAACTGATTGCGAGGTTAAACCAAGTCGAGCAAGATATGAAAAACAGTGTTCGAGTTAGAAAACCATCtcagaaagaaataaaagactCCCCAGACTCTGAGACAAAAG ACCAGGAGGAAGCCTGCAGAAAAGTCCACTCTCAGGCGACTGCGAGGGAGGAGAATCCTACTCGGAATGGCCCGAAACTTCGCACAGCAGAGCGCACCAGGAAAGAAAAGCTGAGATTTTTGGATGAGAAGCCTAGTTTCCGTCCAAAAATCATCCACGAGGTCCCTGATTTCAGCATGTTGCACAAGGCCTTGCAGACAGAGACGCTGAAGAAAATGCAGGTTAAAGATGTGACAAAGTGTCAGCCGTTTGTCCTGAGAACTTCATCTCGCCCACCAAGGCAAAGCAGGACGAGTCCGGTACACTCGCAG GCACCAAAAATGAGTAATCTCAATAGAAGCAAGTCACTCGGGGCTTTAACGTTAATATCCACTGACACACTGCCCACATACATCACGGACGCTGTGAGGAAGCGCTCTATGGCCATCAG AACATCAATGGAGATGAGGGATAGTAAGAATCAAGAGAGTGTGGACTGGTTGAGGAACTACCAAATGAGATGCCAAGCAATGAAGAAGACAGTAACCCTCCATGCAAAGTTACTGGACCCACGCAGCAGCTTGAAAGACGTGTATGACGAGAAACTACAGAACCATCG GGAGGCTGATCAACAAAGAATGAGGGATTACATGAGAGAATTACGGGAAATGAAGGCCAGAGTTAGTGAACGCCCTTATCTGTTTGAACAGGTGAAACAG AGAAATGCGAAAGCTCACGCAGAGCAGACATACAGAAGCAAACTGAAGAAAGCCGGGCTAAAGGAGCAGTTCGTTGAAGAAAATGGAGAAGCGCTCATATCCGAGGATGACCGCAGCGC